The Williamsia sp. DF01-3 genome has a window encoding:
- the dnaJ gene encoding molecular chaperone DnaJ: MARDYYGILGVDRGASDQEIKRAYRKLARELHPDVNPDESAQNRFQDVTAAYEVLTDPEKRRIVDAGGDPLESAGAGGFGGFGNGGFTGGLGDVFEAFFGGAGGGGGRGPRGRVQAGSDALLRMRLDLDECAAGVSKEVTVDTAILCDVCTGSGTNGNSKPVVCETCRGAGEVQSVQRSFLGQVMTSRPCPTCGGAGETIPDPCHKCGGDGRVRSRRTLTVKIPAGVADGMRVRLVGQGEVGPGGGPAGDLYVEVQEKQHSVFVRDGDDLHCTVRVPMVDAALGGEIDIDTILGGSTRVVIEPGTQPGQIAKIRGQGMPHLHTGVRGTLHVHLDVVVPTRLDSQQTKRLKEFRKLTLEDQIELVHAGSSNTGGLFSRLRNAFAGR, from the coding sequence GTGGCACGTGACTACTACGGGATCCTTGGTGTGGACAGAGGCGCCAGCGACCAGGAAATCAAACGCGCGTACCGCAAGTTGGCGCGCGAATTGCACCCCGACGTCAACCCCGATGAGTCGGCCCAGAACCGCTTCCAGGACGTGACCGCCGCCTACGAGGTGCTGACCGACCCCGAGAAGCGGCGAATCGTGGATGCCGGCGGTGACCCGCTCGAATCGGCAGGCGCCGGCGGCTTCGGGGGCTTCGGCAACGGTGGGTTCACCGGTGGCCTCGGCGACGTCTTCGAGGCGTTCTTCGGTGGCGCGGGAGGCGGCGGCGGACGGGGTCCGCGTGGTCGCGTCCAAGCCGGTTCCGATGCGCTGCTGCGGATGCGACTCGACCTCGACGAGTGCGCGGCAGGTGTCAGCAAAGAGGTGACGGTCGACACAGCGATTCTCTGCGACGTGTGCACGGGGTCGGGCACAAACGGCAACAGCAAGCCGGTCGTGTGTGAAACCTGCCGTGGCGCAGGCGAAGTGCAGTCTGTGCAACGCTCGTTCCTCGGCCAGGTGATGACGTCGCGGCCGTGCCCGACCTGTGGTGGAGCCGGTGAGACCATTCCCGATCCGTGCCACAAATGCGGTGGTGACGGACGAGTGCGCTCGCGCCGCACCCTCACGGTCAAGATCCCTGCCGGTGTCGCCGATGGCATGCGGGTTCGTCTCGTCGGCCAGGGCGAGGTGGGACCCGGTGGCGGTCCTGCCGGCGACCTCTACGTGGAGGTCCAGGAAAAGCAACACAGCGTGTTCGTCCGCGACGGCGACGATCTGCACTGCACCGTTCGCGTCCCGATGGTCGACGCCGCCCTCGGTGGCGAGATCGACATCGACACGATCCTGGGCGGCTCCACCCGCGTGGTGATCGAACCCGGAACGCAGCCAGGGCAGATCGCCAAGATCCGTGGTCAGGGAATGCCGCACCTGCACACCGGGGTGCGCGGCACCCTGCATGTGCATCTCGACGTGGTGGTTCCGACGCGCCTCGATTCGCAACAGACCAAGCGTCTCAAGGAGTTCCGGAAACTGACACTCGAGGACCAGATCGAACTGGTGCACGCCGGGTCGTCGAACACCGGGGGACTGTTCTCTCGGCTGCGTAACGCCTTCGCCGGGCGCTGA
- the hrcA gene encoding heat-inducible transcriptional repressor HrcA, whose translation MSSTDERRFEVLRAIVTDYVATQEPIGSKALVDRHHLGVSSATVRNDMAVLEAEGYITQPHTSSGRVPTDKGYRLFVDRISEVKPLSPVERRTILSFLDSGVDLDDVLRRSVQLLAQLTRQVAVIQYPVLSSSSVRHLEVVALTPARLLLVVITDTGRVEQRIVDLGSDLNDDDISRLRDMFGAALNGQRLEVASHAVAELANKAPEDLRQPFIRVATVLVETLVERSADRLLMGGTSNLTRAAADFAPMAGAMGSVLEALEEQVVVLKLLAATQNTGTVTVQIGEETREENLRGTAVVSTGYGASGTVFGGLGVLGPTRMDYPGTIASVAAVARYVGEVLADR comes from the coding sequence ATGTCGAGCACCGATGAACGTCGTTTCGAAGTACTTCGCGCCATCGTCACCGACTATGTCGCGACGCAGGAGCCGATCGGCTCCAAGGCACTGGTCGATCGCCACCACCTCGGTGTGTCCAGCGCCACCGTCCGCAACGACATGGCCGTCCTGGAGGCCGAGGGGTACATCACCCAGCCGCACACCAGCTCCGGCCGCGTTCCGACGGACAAGGGGTACCGCCTGTTCGTCGACCGCATCAGCGAGGTGAAGCCGCTGTCACCGGTGGAGCGGCGCACCATCCTGAGCTTCCTCGATTCCGGGGTCGACCTCGACGACGTACTCCGGCGGTCGGTGCAGTTGCTGGCACAACTCACCCGGCAGGTCGCGGTGATCCAATACCCGGTGCTCTCGTCGTCCTCGGTCCGTCACCTCGAGGTGGTCGCATTGACCCCGGCCCGGTTGCTGCTGGTGGTGATCACCGACACCGGCCGTGTCGAACAGCGCATCGTCGACCTCGGCTCCGACCTGAACGACGACGACATCAGCCGGCTGCGCGACATGTTCGGTGCCGCGTTGAACGGTCAGCGGCTCGAGGTCGCCTCACATGCGGTCGCGGAGCTGGCCAACAAGGCGCCCGAAGACCTGCGTCAGCCGTTCATCCGGGTCGCGACCGTGTTGGTGGAGACACTGGTCGAGCGATCGGCCGATCGGCTGCTGATGGGTGGCACCTCCAATCTGACCCGGGCCGCCGCCGATTTCGCGCCGATGGCCGGCGCCATGGGATCGGTACTCGAAGCGCTCGAAGAGCAGGTGGTGGTCCTCAAACTGTTGGCCGCCACACAGAACACCGGCACCGTCACGGTGCAGATCGGCGAGGAGACCCGAGAAGAGAACCTGCGTGGCACCGCCGTGGTTTCCACCGGGTACGGTGCCTCGGGCACTGTGTTCGGTGGTCTCGGCGTGCTCGGACCGACCCGGATGGACTATCCGGGAACGATTGCGTCCGTCGCCGCCGTTGCCAGATACGTCGGCGAGGTACTCGCCGATCGATGA
- a CDS encoding type II toxin-antitoxin system VapB family antitoxin, with product MIFKGVRDGKPYPDHQLSIRDWAKIPPRQLRLDQLITVTTVLALDKLLSEDSTFYGDLFAHAVRWQGDIYLEDGLHRAVRSALRNRHVIHARLLDLDNVSELAREPSTGVESVSPPTGHGPRHQPADVHGWSEPGTIRPVR from the coding sequence GTGATTTTCAAGGGCGTCCGCGACGGGAAGCCGTACCCGGACCATCAGTTGTCCATCCGCGATTGGGCCAAGATCCCCCCGCGCCAGTTGCGGCTCGATCAGCTCATCACCGTCACCACGGTGCTCGCGCTGGACAAGCTGCTCTCGGAGGACTCGACCTTCTACGGAGACCTGTTCGCACACGCCGTGCGCTGGCAGGGCGACATCTACCTCGAAGACGGTCTACATCGCGCAGTCCGGTCGGCGTTGCGCAACCGGCACGTCATCCATGCACGACTACTCGACCTGGACAACGTGTCCGAACTCGCCCGCGAACCGAGTACCGGTGTCGAGAGTGTCAGCCCGCCAACAGGTCACGGACCACGCCATCAGCCAGCAGACGTCCACGGTTGGTCAGAACCAGGGACGATCCGACCCGTTCGGTGA
- the hemW gene encoding radical SAM family heme chaperone HemW: MPNTFIPKSRSETPLGLYIHVPFCATRCGYCDFNTYTPGELGSSSSPEQWLSALDGELSMAAAHLDPSRPVSTVFVGGGTPSLLGAEGLGRVMASVRTHFDIAPGAEITTESNPESTSPEFFEGILAAGFTRVSLGMQSAAGHVLAVLDRTHTPGRAVTAAREARAAGLGHVNLDLIYGTPGERDEDLASSLDAVLDAGVDHVSAYALIVEDGTALARRVRRGELPAPDDDVLASRYEMIDERLSAEGLRWYEVSNWARSSVPDAFCRHNLGYWDSADWWGAGPGAHSHVAGVRWWNHKHPARYAAAVAAAELPVAGHEQLTPDDQHTERVMLSIRRSVGLAWSELRPDEQQRAARTISDGLTERVGSSLVLTNRGRLLADGVVRDLLAG, translated from the coding sequence ATGCCGAACACCTTCATCCCGAAGTCGCGATCCGAGACCCCTCTCGGGCTCTACATCCACGTCCCGTTCTGCGCGACGCGGTGTGGCTACTGCGACTTCAACACCTACACACCCGGCGAGCTGGGCAGCAGCTCATCACCGGAACAGTGGCTCTCCGCGCTCGACGGTGAACTGTCGATGGCCGCGGCCCACCTGGATCCATCCAGGCCCGTGTCGACGGTCTTTGTCGGCGGCGGGACCCCGTCCCTGCTGGGCGCGGAGGGTTTGGGGCGCGTCATGGCATCGGTGCGGACCCACTTCGACATCGCGCCGGGGGCCGAGATCACCACCGAATCGAATCCCGAATCGACGTCGCCCGAGTTCTTCGAGGGCATCCTCGCGGCCGGGTTCACCCGCGTGTCACTGGGGATGCAATCGGCGGCCGGTCACGTTCTCGCAGTGCTGGACCGCACGCACACCCCCGGCCGGGCCGTCACCGCCGCGCGTGAGGCCAGAGCAGCCGGGCTTGGACATGTGAACCTCGATCTGATCTACGGCACCCCCGGAGAGCGCGACGAGGATCTGGCCTCGTCCCTCGATGCGGTTCTCGATGCCGGTGTGGACCACGTGTCGGCATACGCGCTGATCGTCGAAGACGGCACCGCGCTGGCCCGCCGGGTACGTCGGGGAGAGCTGCCGGCTCCCGATGACGACGTGCTCGCGAGCCGGTACGAGATGATCGACGAACGCCTCTCGGCCGAGGGACTTCGGTGGTACGAGGTGTCCAACTGGGCGCGAAGCTCGGTGCCCGACGCGTTCTGTCGGCACAATCTCGGCTACTGGGACAGCGCCGACTGGTGGGGTGCCGGGCCCGGGGCGCACTCGCACGTCGCGGGGGTCCGCTGGTGGAACCACAAACACCCGGCCAGGTATGCCGCCGCGGTGGCGGCCGCAGAACTACCGGTCGCCGGCCACGAACAGCTGACTCCGGACGATCAGCACACCGAACGGGTGATGCTGTCGATCCGCCGTTCGGTCGGGCTCGCGTGGTCCGAGCTCCGTCCCGACGAGCAACAGCGGGCCGCGCGAACGATCTCCGACGGGCTCACCGAACGGGTCGGATCGTCCCTGGTTCTGACCAACCGTGGACGTCTGCTGGCTGATGGCGTGGTCCGTGACCTGTTGGCGGGCTGA
- a CDS encoding ion channel, translated as MTGPGGSGDFIHLPKSLIAWAMVRSFGTVVVYLAAYFAVPWTVLDGFGAVILVAAFLVVAALTAVWQIGRILRAPAPAVQAIEALAIIAPLYLLGFALGYFMLSASDPAQFSEPLSRMSSLYFTLSVFATVGFGDITAAVDLTRAIVTVQMVLNLIVVGVGIKVIVAAVQWSRTKKKESGEEE; from the coding sequence ATGACGGGACCCGGTGGGTCGGGCGACTTCATCCATCTGCCGAAAAGCCTGATCGCCTGGGCGATGGTGCGATCTTTCGGCACGGTCGTGGTCTATCTGGCGGCGTACTTCGCGGTGCCGTGGACGGTGCTCGACGGCTTTGGGGCGGTGATCCTGGTGGCGGCGTTCCTGGTGGTCGCGGCGCTGACAGCCGTCTGGCAGATCGGGCGGATCCTGCGGGCACCAGCGCCCGCGGTCCAGGCGATCGAGGCTCTCGCGATCATCGCCCCGCTCTACCTGCTGGGCTTCGCACTCGGATATTTCATGCTGTCGGCGAGTGACCCTGCGCAGTTCAGCGAGCCGCTGTCCCGCATGAGCTCGCTCTACTTCACCCTCTCGGTGTTCGCGACCGTGGGCTTCGGAGACATCACCGCGGCCGTCGATCTGACCCGCGCGATCGTGACGGTGCAGATGGTCCTCAACCTCATCGTCGTGGGCGTGGGCATCAAGGTCATCGTCGCGGCCGTCCAGTGGAGCAGGACAAAGAAGAAAGAATCTGGCGAGGAGGAATGA
- a CDS encoding nitrite/sulfite reductase, producing the protein MTSTADAPGKPARRARPTKRRAEGQWKLGYREPLNPNEQAKKDDNPLNVRARVENIYSKQGFDSIDKQDLRGRLRWWGLYTQRAEGYDGTWTGDDNIDILEARHFMMRVRCDAGALTAEQLRTIGQISTEFARDTADLSDRENVQYHWIEIENVPEIWQRLEAVGLKTTEACGDCPRVVLGSPLAGEAVDEILDPTPAIDEIVRRYIGDPKYSNLPRKFKTAISGLQDVAHEINDVAFIGVNHPEHGPGLDLWVGGGLSTNPMLAQRVGAWVALDDVPDVWEGVVSLFRDYGYRRLRTKARLKYLLKDWGIEKFRQVLEDEYLGRKLIDGPAPAPLTAPRDHVGVQKLKNGLNSVGFAAIAGRVSGSKLTAVADAAARVGSDRIRFTPYQKLVVLDVADDKVEQLISELAPLGLIARPSPWRRNLMACSGIEFCKLSFTETRKRSQVLVPELESRLADINDQLDVPITVNINGCPNSCARAQIADIGFKGMLVEDADGNTVEGFQVHLGGSLGQDSAFGRKLRQHKVLSGEIGDYMDRVVRNFVKQRSDGERFAQWAVRADEEDLR; encoded by the coding sequence ATGACGTCGACCGCAGACGCCCCCGGCAAACCGGCGCGGCGGGCACGTCCGACGAAGCGCCGCGCCGAGGGCCAATGGAAACTCGGATACCGGGAGCCTCTCAACCCCAACGAGCAGGCCAAGAAGGACGACAATCCGCTCAACGTCCGCGCCCGCGTCGAGAACATCTATTCCAAGCAGGGCTTCGATTCGATCGACAAGCAGGATCTGCGTGGCCGGTTGCGTTGGTGGGGTCTCTACACCCAGCGCGCCGAGGGTTATGACGGTACCTGGACCGGTGACGACAACATCGACATCCTCGAGGCCCGCCATTTCATGATGCGGGTCCGCTGCGACGCTGGCGCACTGACTGCCGAGCAATTGCGCACAATCGGTCAGATCTCCACCGAATTCGCCCGCGATACAGCGGATCTCTCCGATCGTGAGAACGTCCAGTACCACTGGATCGAGATCGAGAACGTCCCCGAGATCTGGCAACGACTCGAGGCCGTCGGCCTCAAGACCACCGAGGCATGCGGGGATTGCCCCCGTGTGGTCCTCGGTTCCCCGCTCGCCGGTGAGGCCGTGGACGAGATTCTCGACCCCACACCCGCGATCGACGAGATCGTCCGCCGGTACATCGGCGACCCGAAGTACTCGAACCTCCCCCGCAAGTTCAAGACGGCAATCTCCGGCCTGCAGGACGTAGCCCACGAGATCAACGACGTCGCCTTCATCGGCGTCAACCATCCCGAGCACGGGCCCGGCCTCGACCTGTGGGTCGGTGGCGGACTCTCCACCAACCCGATGCTGGCGCAGCGGGTCGGTGCGTGGGTCGCACTCGACGATGTCCCGGACGTCTGGGAGGGCGTGGTCTCGCTGTTCCGCGACTACGGATACCGACGTCTGCGTACCAAAGCCCGGCTGAAGTACCTGCTCAAAGACTGGGGAATCGAGAAGTTCCGCCAGGTGCTCGAGGACGAATACCTGGGGCGCAAGCTGATCGACGGACCGGCGCCTGCCCCGCTCACCGCACCGCGCGACCACGTGGGCGTGCAGAAGCTGAAGAACGGCCTCAACTCCGTCGGGTTCGCCGCGATTGCCGGACGCGTGTCGGGCTCCAAGCTCACCGCTGTCGCCGATGCCGCAGCCCGGGTCGGCTCCGACCGCATCCGCTTCACCCCGTACCAGAAGCTGGTTGTGCTCGACGTCGCCGACGACAAGGTCGAGCAGCTCATCTCCGAACTCGCACCTCTCGGGCTGATCGCCAGGCCGTCGCCGTGGCGGCGCAACCTGATGGCCTGCTCGGGCATCGAGTTCTGCAAGTTGTCGTTCACCGAGACGCGTAAACGGTCGCAGGTGCTGGTGCCCGAGTTGGAGTCGCGGCTCGCCGACATCAACGACCAGCTCGACGTCCCGATCACGGTGAACATCAACGGCTGCCCCAACTCGTGCGCCCGAGCACAGATCGCCGACATCGGATTCAAGGGCATGCTCGTCGAGGACGCCGACGGCAACACCGTGGAAGGCTTCCAGGTTCACCTCGGCGGCAGCCTCGGTCAGGATTCGGCATTCGGCCGCAAACTCCGTCAGCACAAGGTGCTCTCCGGCGAGATCGGTGACTACATGGACCGCGTGGTCCGCAATTTCGTGAAGCAACGCAGTGACGGTGAGCGTTTCGCCCAGTGGGCGGTTCGCGCCGACGAGGAGGATTTGCGATGA
- a CDS encoding phosphoadenylyl-sulfate reductase — translation MSTAVRSETELRDLAAEGAALLGPDASAQDLMRWTADTFGTDFIVASNMQDAVLVDVAASAVTPEQLNGGKLKVLFLDTGYHFAETLGTRDAVEQVYGVEIVNAKAEQSVAQQDAAVGRNLFASNPGECCRLRKVVPLKRELSGYRAWVTGIRRVESPTRANAPLISFDEAFGLVKINPIAAWTDDEFQDYIDRKGVLVNPLVDEGYPSIGCAPCTTKPINGADPRSGRWAGLAKTECGLHAS, via the coding sequence ATGAGTACCGCAGTTCGTAGTGAGACGGAGTTGCGCGATCTGGCGGCGGAAGGTGCTGCACTGCTGGGCCCGGACGCCTCAGCACAAGACCTGATGCGCTGGACCGCAGACACTTTCGGCACCGACTTCATCGTCGCATCCAACATGCAGGATGCGGTGCTCGTCGACGTTGCGGCCTCTGCCGTCACCCCCGAGCAGTTGAACGGCGGCAAACTCAAGGTGCTGTTTCTCGACACCGGCTACCACTTCGCCGAGACCCTCGGCACCCGGGACGCCGTCGAACAGGTCTACGGCGTCGAGATCGTGAACGCCAAAGCCGAGCAGAGCGTCGCGCAGCAGGATGCGGCCGTGGGACGCAATCTGTTCGCCTCGAATCCCGGCGAGTGCTGCCGGTTGCGCAAGGTTGTGCCGCTCAAACGTGAGTTGTCGGGCTATCGCGCGTGGGTCACCGGCATTCGCCGGGTGGAGTCCCCCACCCGCGCCAACGCGCCTCTGATCTCCTTCGACGAAGCATTCGGATTGGTGAAGATCAATCCGATCGCCGCCTGGACCGACGACGAGTTCCAGGACTACATCGACCGCAAGGGCGTGCTGGTCAATCCCCTTGTGGACGAGGGATATCCGTCGATCGGATGCGCTCCCTGCACCACCAAGCCGATCAACGGCGCCGATCCCCGAAGTGGCCGATGGGCCGGACTGGCCAAGACAGAATGCGGGTTGCACGCGTCATGA
- the cysD gene encoding sulfate adenylyltransferase subunit CysD, whose translation MTIDQNTDVLPVETADEFSTLDALESEAIHIFREVAGEFERPVILFSGGKDSTVLLHVALKAFWPAPLPFSLLHVDTGHNLPEVLQFRDDVVERHSLRLHVAKVEDYLADGRLTERPDGIRNPLQTVPLLDAITENRFDAVFGGARRDEERSRAKERIFSLRNAFGQWDPKRQRPELWNLYNGKHAPGEHVRVFPLSNWTELDVWRYIAREQVLLPSIYYAHEREVYSRDGMWMTPGPWGGPADGEQIQKLSVRYRTVGDGSTTGAVLSDASDNEAVLAEVAASRLTERGATRGDDRVSEAAMEDRKREGYF comes from the coding sequence ATGACAATCGACCAGAACACCGATGTACTGCCCGTCGAGACCGCGGACGAGTTCAGCACTCTCGACGCCCTCGAGTCCGAGGCGATCCACATCTTCCGGGAGGTGGCAGGCGAGTTCGAACGTCCGGTGATCCTGTTCTCCGGCGGCAAGGATTCGACGGTGCTGCTGCACGTCGCACTCAAGGCGTTCTGGCCGGCGCCACTGCCGTTTTCGCTGCTGCACGTCGACACCGGGCACAATCTGCCCGAGGTGCTGCAGTTCCGTGACGACGTGGTAGAGCGGCACAGCCTGCGCCTGCACGTCGCCAAGGTAGAGGACTACCTGGCCGATGGCAGGCTGACCGAACGCCCCGACGGCATCCGAAACCCGCTCCAGACCGTGCCCCTTCTCGACGCGATCACCGAGAACCGGTTCGATGCCGTGTTCGGTGGTGCCCGCCGGGACGAGGAGCGTTCGCGCGCCAAGGAGCGGATCTTCTCGCTCCGCAACGCCTTCGGGCAGTGGGACCCCAAGCGCCAGCGGCCCGAACTGTGGAACCTCTACAACGGCAAGCACGCACCCGGCGAGCACGTTCGTGTGTTCCCGTTGTCGAACTGGACCGAACTGGACGTGTGGCGGTACATCGCCCGCGAGCAGGTGCTCCTCCCCTCGATCTATTACGCGCATGAGCGCGAGGTCTACTCACGCGACGGCATGTGGATGACGCCCGGCCCCTGGGGCGGACCCGCCGACGGCGAACAGATCCAGAAGCTCTCGGTCCGGTACCGGACCGTGGGCGACGGATCGACCACCGGGGCCGTGTTGTCCGACGCGTCCGACAACGAGGCCGTCCTGGCCGAGGTCGCGGCTTCGCGCCTGACCGAACGCGGTGCCACCCGCGGCGACGACCGGGTCTCGGAGGCCGCGATGGAAGACCGTAAGCGCGAGGGATATTTCTGA
- a CDS encoding sulfate adenylyltransferase subunit 1, giving the protein MSASPDLLRLATAGSVDDGKSTLVGRLLYDTKSVLADQIDAVTRASVDKGLDQPDLSLLVDGLRAEREQGITIDVAYRYFATPTRSFVLADTPGHVQYTRNTVSGASTAGLVILLVDARKGVISQTRRHAAVMALLGVPRLVLAVNKIDLVDDPERVFGEIRTQFTDMTTSLGWSADRVVSIPVSALHGDNVAVRSDNTPFYDGPTLIEHLESVPVEDDRKPVGFRFPVQYVIRPRTPEYPDYRGYAGQVAAGRVTVGDEVVVLPSGTRTTVERIDTADGSLQSAHTGRSVTVLLADDVDVSRGDVIAAVADAPEPISQFSATVCWLGDKALRPGARLLLKHGARTTQAIVGELEVLFDEQELVLRDQPESLELNQIGRIAVQTAQPISADDYNTNRETGSFLLIDPQGGNTLGAGLVGDALSQLHLKELV; this is encoded by the coding sequence ATGAGTGCTTCACCTGATCTGCTGCGTCTGGCCACTGCCGGCAGTGTGGACGACGGCAAGTCGACCCTCGTCGGCCGGCTGCTGTACGACACCAAGTCCGTACTGGCCGACCAGATCGACGCGGTCACCCGCGCCTCGGTCGACAAGGGCCTCGATCAACCGGATCTGTCGCTGCTCGTCGACGGTCTGCGCGCCGAGCGCGAGCAGGGCATCACCATCGACGTCGCCTACCGCTACTTCGCCACACCGACGCGTTCGTTTGTGCTGGCCGACACGCCAGGGCATGTGCAGTACACCCGCAACACGGTGTCCGGCGCGTCCACTGCGGGCCTGGTCATCCTGCTCGTTGACGCCCGCAAGGGCGTCATCTCGCAGACCCGTCGGCATGCCGCGGTGATGGCCTTGCTGGGTGTGCCCCGACTTGTGTTGGCAGTCAACAAGATCGACCTGGTCGACGACCCGGAAAGGGTGTTCGGCGAGATCCGGACCCAGTTCACCGACATGACCACCTCGCTCGGTTGGAGTGCCGATCGAGTCGTCTCGATCCCGGTGTCGGCGCTACACGGCGACAACGTCGCCGTGCGTTCGGACAACACGCCCTTCTACGACGGACCGACACTGATCGAGCACCTCGAGTCCGTGCCCGTCGAAGACGACCGCAAGCCGGTCGGTTTCCGCTTCCCGGTTCAGTACGTGATCCGGCCCCGCACACCTGAGTACCCCGACTACCGGGGATACGCCGGTCAGGTCGCCGCCGGGCGGGTCACCGTCGGCGACGAGGTGGTTGTCCTGCCTTCGGGCACTCGCACCACCGTCGAACGCATCGACACCGCGGACGGTTCACTGCAGTCCGCACACACCGGTCGCAGCGTGACCGTGCTCCTCGCAGACGACGTCGACGTCTCCCGCGGTGACGTGATCGCCGCAGTCGCCGATGCGCCAGAACCCATTTCGCAGTTCAGTGCCACGGTCTGCTGGCTCGGCGACAAGGCTCTGCGCCCCGGTGCTCGACTGCTGCTCAAGCACGGCGCCCGCACCACCCAGGCCATCGTCGGCGAACTCGAGGTGCTGTTCGACGAGCAGGAACTGGTACTGCGCGATCAGCCCGAATCGCTGGAACTGAACCAGATCGGCCGGATCGCCGTGCAGACCGCACAGCCGATCAGCGCCGATGATTACAACACCAACCGCGAGACCGGCAGTTTCCTGTTGATCGACCCGCAGGGCGGCAACACCCTCGGTGCCGGACTGGTGGGCGACGCCCTGTCGCAGCTGCACCTGAAAGAACTTGTGTGA
- a CDS encoding sirohydrochlorin chelatase: MTTLVLAAHGSRDPRFAATMERITHGVRTRLPGVDVRLGYLDLNSPSVAEVLAGCTGRVMVAPLLLSNAFHSKVDLPAIVSDACAANPDIEVWQLPPLGDDSRIVSALIGRLDQAGIRATDGVVLTAVGSSDPIADEAVRARAGELAVRLRTPLVQTVFATRLGQDHSNLHQALRSLRRGGARRVVVSPYFLSAGLLAERVDAAVDHLAPGSLIAGPIGAHPDLIDVVCDRFRDATRATPAPFSAFR; encoded by the coding sequence GTGACAACACTTGTGCTCGCCGCCCATGGCAGCCGCGACCCCCGGTTCGCGGCCACCATGGAACGGATCACCCATGGTGTCCGCACCCGGCTCCCCGGGGTCGATGTGCGCCTCGGCTACCTCGACCTCAATTCCCCGAGCGTCGCCGAAGTCCTCGCGGGCTGCACTGGCCGTGTGATGGTGGCTCCCCTGCTGCTGTCCAACGCTTTTCACAGCAAGGTCGATCTTCCGGCGATCGTCTCCGACGCCTGCGCCGCCAACCCCGACATCGAGGTCTGGCAGTTGCCGCCACTCGGCGATGATTCCCGGATCGTCAGCGCGCTGATCGGCCGGCTGGACCAGGCGGGCATCCGCGCCACCGATGGCGTCGTGTTGACCGCGGTCGGATCCAGCGATCCCATTGCCGACGAGGCCGTTCGGGCCCGCGCCGGAGAACTCGCCGTCCGGCTCCGAACACCGTTGGTGCAGACGGTCTTCGCGACCCGACTGGGCCAGGATCACAGCAATTTGCATCAGGCTCTACGGAGTCTGCGTCGCGGCGGTGCACGGCGTGTTGTTGTCAGCCCGTACTTCCTGTCCGCCGGTTTGCTGGCCGAACGCGTCGATGCGGCCGTGGACCACTTGGCGCCGGGGTCGTTGATCGCCGGCCCGATCGGGGCTCATCCCGACCTGATCGACGTCGTGTGCGACCGCTTCCGCGACGCGACGAGGGCCACCCCGGCTCCGTTCTCAGCGTTCAGATAG
- a CDS encoding TetR/AcrR family transcriptional regulator produces MARGTRETILTTAVELMRVHGYAALSMKQIVAGSGAPIGSIYHHFPEGKAQIAREALVNAGVAYAAIIPAVFADQTDLGDGIRAAFALAAEDIEQTGFANMCPVSTVAGEVANADESLRLAAASVFGDWITLGTAYFESRGVHPDTAREVIVAIICALEGAFVMTRTLRDTAPLLAAGAALAGTYDGVPLTEKAATKRSI; encoded by the coding sequence ATGGCAAGAGGGACGCGCGAAACGATCTTGACCACGGCGGTCGAACTGATGCGGGTGCACGGGTATGCGGCACTGAGCATGAAGCAGATCGTCGCCGGTTCCGGCGCGCCGATCGGGTCCATCTACCATCACTTTCCCGAGGGCAAGGCGCAGATCGCCCGTGAGGCACTGGTGAACGCAGGCGTCGCCTACGCTGCGATCATCCCGGCGGTCTTCGCCGACCAGACCGACCTCGGCGACGGCATCAGAGCCGCGTTCGCCCTGGCTGCCGAGGACATCGAGCAGACCGGCTTTGCGAACATGTGTCCGGTGTCCACCGTTGCCGGTGAGGTCGCAAATGCCGACGAATCGCTTCGGTTGGCCGCAGCATCGGTGTTCGGTGACTGGATCACGTTGGGAACGGCATACTTCGAGAGCCGAGGCGTCCATCCGGACACGGCAAGGGAAGTCATCGTCGCGATCATCTGCGCATTGGAGGGGGCCTTCGTGATGACCCGGACACTGCGCGACACCGCGCCACTACTCGCCGCTGGGGCGGCCTTGGCAGGTACTTATGATGGGGTGCCGCTGACCGAGAAGGCGGCGACCAAGCGTTCTATCTGA